From a single Bacillus pseudomycoides DSM 12442 genomic region:
- a CDS encoding sigma 54-interacting transcriptional regulator — translation MFSIAHDKIRPIVSISIDQSEQEWNIDAENMKESFLFLKREDQLSAYVHVKELLSRSERLTTKMLLSNAVSLDTICHLSKNISLTALFQIIGAPIAIVKNERGELTGYIRREDVFAELFKQENKSVDLLKIILTSIPMGIFVVDREKKIVNCNESGLKMIKSTPEKVMNAPAEQIFNGEHINNVFATGKTILNQLQITNEMGVLVDYSPIPSFDQRIEGMVIIVQDLPMVEDMAMEIEYIKDLNKDLHAILSSIYDEILVVNHKGELIRYSETVINDFWGRDLKDLLGKNLLDLEKKGLFSPSVTRLVLEQQKKVSIVQETKKGRKILAVGNPVFNENGELHRIIIASRDITEATRLKTELHEIKKISEQYKKELDSFKNKDRFLKKLIYCSPKMEQIITQAKKIADFSSNVLISGESGVGKEVIAQAIHQLGNRSSNPFLKLNCGAIPETLLESELFGYTKGAFTGADKNGKEGYFKRADQGILFLDEIGEMPLHLQVKLLRVLQEQEVIPIGSTIPTKINVQIIAATNKRLEKMVEAGTFREDLFYRLNVIPLQVPPLRERMEDVPLLAFHFLQELNEKYNKNYHLTPDALNLLEFYSWPGNVRELQNMIERLVVSADDSVIDAEFVSKFLNPGYDFKKSKPVITRVLPLQEALHSVEEQLILLAMKQYKTTTKAAKALGISQSSVSRKYQKIMNEKEIAIDTISYF, via the coding sequence ATGTTTTCCATTGCTCATGATAAAATTAGACCTATTGTTTCCATATCGATCGATCAATCTGAACAGGAATGGAATATAGACGCTGAAAATATGAAAGAATCTTTTCTGTTTTTAAAAAGAGAAGATCAATTATCTGCATACGTCCATGTTAAGGAGCTGCTATCAAGAAGTGAGCGCTTAACGACTAAAATGTTACTTTCAAATGCTGTTTCATTAGATACAATATGTCATCTTAGCAAAAATATTTCCTTAACAGCTCTCTTTCAAATTATTGGGGCACCTATTGCCATAGTGAAAAATGAAAGAGGAGAGTTAACGGGATACATAAGAAGAGAAGATGTTTTTGCAGAACTATTTAAACAAGAAAATAAAAGTGTGGATCTACTGAAAATTATTTTAACTTCTATTCCAATGGGGATTTTTGTAGTAGACCGTGAAAAGAAAATTGTGAATTGTAATGAATCTGGTTTGAAGATGATCAAATCCACTCCTGAAAAAGTAATGAATGCACCAGCAGAACAGATTTTTAATGGGGAACATATTAACAATGTATTTGCAACAGGAAAAACGATTTTAAATCAATTACAAATAACAAATGAGATGGGAGTATTAGTTGACTACAGTCCTATACCAAGCTTCGATCAAAGAATCGAAGGAATGGTCATTATTGTGCAAGATTTACCGATGGTTGAGGATATGGCTATGGAAATTGAATATATAAAGGATTTAAATAAAGACTTACATGCAATTTTATCTAGCATTTATGATGAAATATTAGTAGTTAATCATAAAGGGGAATTAATCCGTTATAGTGAAACCGTTATCAATGATTTTTGGGGAAGAGATTTGAAGGATCTTTTAGGAAAAAATTTGTTAGACTTAGAGAAAAAAGGGTTATTTAGTCCATCAGTTACACGATTAGTGTTGGAACAACAAAAAAAGGTATCGATTGTACAAGAGACAAAAAAAGGTAGAAAGATATTAGCCGTTGGAAATCCTGTGTTTAATGAAAATGGAGAGCTTCATCGTATTATTATTGCCTCAAGAGATATTACAGAAGCAACGCGATTAAAGACGGAATTGCATGAGATAAAAAAGATATCCGAACAATATAAGAAAGAGTTGGACAGCTTTAAAAATAAAGATCGCTTTCTTAAGAAACTTATTTATTGTAGTCCGAAAATGGAGCAAATTATTACTCAAGCAAAAAAAATAGCTGATTTTTCTTCAAATGTTCTTATTTCTGGAGAATCAGGTGTTGGGAAAGAAGTGATTGCACAAGCGATTCATCAACTTGGAAACAGATCTTCAAATCCATTTTTAAAATTAAATTGCGGTGCGATTCCAGAGACATTGTTAGAAAGTGAACTGTTCGGCTATACGAAAGGTGCTTTTACTGGTGCTGATAAAAATGGAAAAGAAGGGTATTTTAAGCGGGCGGATCAAGGAATTTTATTTTTGGATGAGATTGGAGAAATGCCTTTACATCTGCAAGTAAAATTACTCAGAGTATTGCAAGAACAAGAGGTAATTCCAATTGGAAGCACAATACCTACGAAAATCAATGTTCAAATTATTGCCGCGACGAATAAACGTCTTGAAAAAATGGTGGAAGCGGGCACGTTCCGGGAAGATTTATTTTATCGCTTAAATGTCATCCCACTGCAAGTTCCACCGCTTAGAGAACGAATGGAAGATGTTCCACTACTCGCGTTTCATTTTTTACAAGAGTTAAATGAAAAATATAATAAAAACTATCATTTAACTCCGGATGCACTAAATTTACTAGAGTTTTATTCATGGCCAGGAAATGTAAGAGAATTACAGAATATGATTGAACGTTTAGTAGTATCGGCAGATGATTCAGTCATTGATGCTGAATTTGTTAGTAAATTCCTTAATCCTGGATATGATTTTAAAAAATCAAAGCCAGTGATTACAAGAGTTTTGCCACTACAAGAAGCATTGCATTCTGTAGAAGAACAATTAATTTTACTTGCAATGAAGCAGTATAAAACGACAACAAAGGCAGCAAAGGCTCTTGGGATAAGCCAGTCTTCTGTTAGTCGTAAATATCAAAAAATCATGAATGAAAAGGAAATAGCAATTGATACAATTTCGTATTTTTAA
- a CDS encoding aldehyde dehydrogenase family protein, which yields MLDLKMYLNGEWRDSSNQEKKPIINPANGKVIAYASEGTIEDAKYAIEVARATFDSGIWSETSAAERASYLFKIADEIDKNLKELARLETMDNGKTYREAEGDIGDAAACFRYYAGLITKPDGQTYHVADPMQAMVVREPVGVCGLIVPWNYPLLMSVWKIAPALAAGNTIVFKPSEVTPITAMKIFEIMEKVELPKGVANMVMGAGPIVGNEIAASNKVDMISFTGGTKTGKHIMRTAADNMKKISLELGGKSPNIIFADADFETAVDYALFGIYAGAGQVCSAGSRILVEESVYDRFVNRFVERAKQINVGPGDNPESEMGPLVSQEHMEKVLRYIEIGKDEGAEIVCGGKRILADGKGDGFFIEPTVFVNVKPDMRIVQEEIFGPVVVIQKFKDEQEAIELANGTDYGLAGGVFTVDGAKAMRVIRKLRAGITWINSYHPTYNEAPWGGYKQSGIGRSLGTFGLEEFQEIKQININLEVEPIGWFANKKTVEVK from the coding sequence GTGCTAGATTTAAAAATGTATCTAAACGGTGAATGGAGAGATTCTAGTAATCAAGAGAAAAAACCGATTATTAACCCTGCGAATGGCAAGGTTATCGCATATGCATCTGAAGGAACGATCGAGGATGCGAAATACGCGATTGAAGTGGCAAGAGCTACTTTTGATAGCGGAATTTGGTCAGAAACTTCTGCTGCGGAAAGAGCATCTTATTTATTTAAAATAGCAGATGAAATTGATAAAAATTTGAAAGAACTTGCGCGTCTTGAAACAATGGATAATGGAAAAACATATCGAGAGGCAGAAGGAGATATTGGAGATGCGGCAGCTTGTTTCCGCTATTATGCTGGGTTGATTACAAAGCCAGACGGACAAACGTATCATGTAGCTGATCCGATGCAAGCTATGGTAGTGAGAGAGCCAGTTGGTGTTTGTGGTTTAATAGTTCCTTGGAATTATCCGTTACTAATGAGTGTTTGGAAAATTGCACCTGCTTTAGCAGCTGGAAACACAATTGTATTTAAGCCTTCTGAGGTTACACCAATCACTGCAATGAAAATATTCGAAATAATGGAAAAAGTAGAATTGCCAAAAGGTGTTGCCAATATGGTAATGGGCGCCGGGCCAATAGTAGGAAATGAGATTGCAGCAAGTAATAAAGTTGATATGATCTCCTTTACGGGCGGAACAAAAACAGGAAAGCACATTATGAGAACAGCGGCAGATAATATGAAAAAGATTTCGCTAGAACTAGGCGGGAAATCTCCAAATATTATTTTTGCAGATGCAGATTTTGAAACAGCTGTTGATTATGCTCTGTTTGGTATTTATGCAGGTGCTGGACAAGTATGTTCAGCAGGATCAAGAATTCTTGTAGAAGAAAGCGTTTACGATAGATTTGTTAATCGTTTCGTAGAACGAGCAAAGCAAATTAATGTTGGACCTGGTGATAACCCAGAATCAGAGATGGGGCCACTTGTAAGTCAGGAGCATATGGAAAAAGTATTACGCTATATAGAGATTGGAAAAGATGAAGGAGCAGAAATTGTTTGCGGAGGAAAGCGTATACTGGCGGATGGGAAAGGTGATGGCTTCTTTATTGAACCAACGGTCTTTGTCAATGTGAAACCTGATATGCGTATTGTGCAGGAAGAAATTTTTGGTCCTGTTGTAGTTATCCAAAAATTTAAGGATGAACAAGAAGCAATTGAACTAGCAAACGGTACAGATTACGGCTTAGCTGGAGGTGTATTTACAGTTGATGGTGCTAAAGCGATGCGTGTAATCCGCAAGCTTCGTGCAGGAATTACGTGGATTAATAGTTACCACCCAACATACAACGAGGCGCCTTGGGGCGGATATAAACAAAGTGGTATCGGTCGTAGCTTAGGAACGTTTGGTTTAGAGGAATTCCAAGAAATTAAGCAGATTAATATAAATCTAGAAGTAGAACCAATTGGTTGGTTTGCAAATAAAAAGACTGTAGAGGTGAAATAG
- the nrdI gene encoding class Ib ribonucleoside-diphosphate reductase assembly flavoprotein NrdI codes for MLVAYDSMTGNVKRFIHKLNMPAVQINDDLVLDEDFVLITYTTGFGNVPERVLEFLERNNANLKGVSASGNRNWGDMFGASADKISSRYEVPIVSKFELSGTNKDVEYFKERVREIATH; via the coding sequence ATGTTAGTTGCATATGATTCTATGACAGGAAACGTGAAGCGTTTCATCCACAAATTAAATATGCCGGCCGTTCAAATTAATGACGATCTAGTATTAGACGAAGATTTTGTTCTTATTACGTATACAACAGGTTTTGGAAATGTGCCGGAACGTGTTTTAGAATTTTTAGAACGCAATAATGCAAATTTAAAAGGCGTATCTGCAAGTGGCAATCGCAACTGGGGAGATATGTTCGGAGCAAGTGCAGATAAAATCTCATCCAGATACGAAGTACCTATTGTATCAAAATTTGAGTTATCTGGAACAAATAAAGATGTAGAATATTTTAAAGAAAGGGTGCGGGAGATTGCGACACATTGA
- a CDS encoding ribonucleoside-diphosphate reductase subunit alpha, translated as MQRKGAGAVYLNIFHWDIIEFLDTKKINADEKSRIQSLSIGIIVPSKFFELAEKNEPFHVFAPYTVYKEYGKHLDDIDIDEMYDELMSNPNVKKKPLDISARDMLIKIAMIQLESGYPYLMFKSNANKQHPLKDIGTVKMSNLCTEIFQLQETSEINDYGTDDIIRRDINCNLGSLNIVNVMENKEIREAVHAGMEALTAVSDMTVIPNAPTVKKANDELHSVGLGAMNLHGYLAKNKIAYESAEAKEFVRTFFMMLNYYSIEKSMGIAKEKGETFKDFDKSDYANGSYFEKYETTDYSPVTDKVQQLFEGIYIPTKEDWTSLKEEVQKHGLYNSYRLAIAPTQSISYVQNATSSVMPIVSQIESRTYANATTYYPMPYLSKDTFWYYKSSYDMNQFKLIDLIAEIQEHIDQGISTILYVNSDISTRELARYYIYAHKKGLKSLYYTRTRKLSVEECVACTV; from the coding sequence ATGCAAAGAAAAGGTGCCGGAGCAGTATATTTAAACATTTTCCATTGGGATATTATAGAATTCCTCGATACAAAAAAAATAAATGCCGACGAGAAGAGCCGTATTCAGTCCCTATCAATCGGTATTATCGTTCCGAGTAAGTTCTTTGAGCTTGCAGAGAAAAACGAACCATTCCATGTTTTCGCACCTTATACAGTATATAAAGAGTACGGAAAACATTTAGATGATATAGATATTGATGAAATGTATGATGAACTGATGAGTAATCCGAATGTGAAGAAGAAGCCACTTGATATTAGTGCACGTGATATGCTCATTAAAATTGCTATGATTCAGCTTGAGTCTGGTTATCCATACTTAATGTTTAAATCAAATGCGAACAAACAACATCCGTTAAAGGATATTGGAACTGTGAAGATGTCAAACCTTTGTACGGAAATCTTCCAGTTACAAGAAACATCTGAAATTAATGACTATGGTACAGATGACATTATCCGCCGTGATATTAACTGTAACTTAGGATCATTAAACATTGTAAACGTAATGGAGAATAAAGAAATTCGTGAAGCAGTTCATGCAGGAATGGAAGCATTAACAGCTGTTTCTGATATGACTGTTATTCCAAACGCGCCGACTGTGAAAAAAGCAAATGATGAGCTTCATTCAGTTGGACTTGGTGCTATGAACTTACATGGATATTTAGCGAAAAATAAAATTGCTTATGAAAGTGCAGAAGCGAAAGAATTTGTTCGTACATTCTTTATGATGTTAAATTACTACTCCATTGAAAAGAGTATGGGTATTGCGAAAGAAAAGGGCGAAACATTTAAAGACTTCGATAAGTCGGATTATGCAAATGGCTCATACTTTGAAAAGTATGAAACAACAGACTATAGTCCTGTAACTGATAAAGTACAGCAGTTATTTGAAGGAATCTATATTCCAACAAAAGAAGATTGGACAAGTCTAAAAGAGGAAGTACAGAAGCACGGTTTATACAACTCATATAGATTGGCTATCGCTCCGACACAATCGATCAGTTACGTGCAAAATGCAACTTCAAGCGTAATGCCGATCGTAAGTCAAATTGAGTCAAGAACGTATGCAAATGCGACAACATATTACCCAATGCCGTATTTATCAAAAGATACGTTCTGGTATTATAAATCTTCTTACGATATGAATCAGTTTAAACTAATTGATTTAATCGCAGAAATTCAAGAGCATATTGACCAAGGAATTAGTACAATTCTTTATGTAAATAGCGATATTTCTACGCGTGAATTAGCACGTTATTACATCTATGCACATAAAAAAGGTCTAAAGAGTTTGTATTATACAAGAACACGTAAGTTAAGCGTGGAAGAGTGCGTTGCTTGTACAGTTTGA
- a CDS encoding SAV0927 family protein, whose product MKLDILLEQIEKQPIGYYCIMSNHHRYDIAVTYSQQFFGKAMVTSIQNGRMILLSQEDIEEEQYWAPKLGIEIEDVEDFQSFFHMILQSQMLAEQY is encoded by the coding sequence ATGAAACTGGACATTTTATTAGAACAAATTGAAAAGCAACCAATTGGTTATTACTGTATTATGTCGAATCATCATCGCTATGATATAGCAGTCACGTATTCACAGCAATTTTTTGGAAAAGCAATGGTCACATCTATTCAAAATGGAAGAATGATTTTATTAAGTCAGGAAGATATCGAAGAAGAGCAATACTGGGCACCTAAGCTAGGAATTGAAATAGAAGATGTAGAAGATTTTCAAAGCTTTTTTCATATGATTCTCCAGTCACAAATGTTGGCAGAGCAATATTAA
- a CDS encoding Glu/Leu/Phe/Val family dehydrogenase, with the protein MAIQSEKEDVIQSIQEKVESENALEEFQAILKEALHVLHYPEEVFEFLKKPMRFLEVSIPVRMDDGTTKVFQGYRAQHNDAAGPTKGGIRFHPDVTAEEVKALAGWMSLKCGVTGLPYGGAKGGIICDPQKMSFRELELLSRGYVRAVSQIVGPTKDIPAPDMYTNAQIMAWMLDEYDHIREFDSPGFITGKPLMLGGSQGRETATSKGVLYTLQLVSELKHIPIQNMRVIIQGFGNVGSHLAKYLYDIGVKVVGVSDALGGIYNSDGLDVPYLLENRDSFGVVSNLFSKTISNQELLEKECDVLIPAAIGGVITKHNAERLGCKIIIEAANGPTTKEAITILEEKDVLVVPDILANSGGVIVSYFEWCQNNQGYYWTEQYVDQCLKEKITSSFSDVFNTSKRFGVNMKIAAYIEGVRKIVEASRLRGWLHF; encoded by the coding sequence GTGGCAATTCAATCAGAAAAAGAGGATGTAATACAATCTATTCAAGAAAAAGTTGAGTCGGAAAATGCTTTAGAGGAATTTCAAGCCATATTAAAAGAAGCACTCCATGTTTTGCATTATCCAGAGGAAGTATTCGAGTTTCTTAAGAAGCCGATGCGTTTTTTAGAAGTAAGTATTCCTGTTCGAATGGATGATGGAACAACAAAGGTATTTCAAGGATATCGTGCTCAGCATAATGATGCAGCAGGGCCAACAAAAGGTGGTATCAGGTTTCATCCAGATGTTACAGCAGAGGAAGTAAAAGCGTTGGCCGGATGGATGAGCTTAAAATGCGGAGTTACAGGACTTCCATATGGAGGAGCAAAGGGCGGAATTATTTGTGATCCGCAGAAGATGAGCTTTAGAGAATTAGAGTTACTTAGCCGTGGCTATGTAAGAGCAGTGAGCCAAATTGTTGGACCTACTAAAGATATTCCAGCTCCTGATATGTATACAAATGCTCAGATTATGGCTTGGATGCTGGATGAGTATGATCATATTAGGGAATTTGATTCTCCTGGTTTTATTACTGGAAAGCCGTTAATGCTAGGAGGATCACAAGGACGAGAAACAGCTACTTCTAAAGGGGTATTATACACGCTCCAATTAGTGAGTGAATTAAAACATATTCCAATTCAAAATATGCGGGTAATCATTCAAGGGTTTGGAAACGTTGGAAGTCATTTGGCAAAATATTTATATGATATTGGTGTGAAAGTAGTAGGAGTATCTGATGCTTTAGGTGGCATTTATAACTCAGACGGTCTAGATGTTCCTTATTTATTAGAGAATCGAGATTCTTTTGGTGTTGTATCGAACCTCTTTAGTAAAACAATCTCTAACCAAGAGTTGCTAGAAAAAGAATGTGATGTACTCATTCCAGCAGCAATTGGAGGAGTAATTACGAAACATAATGCAGAAAGACTTGGGTGTAAGATTATCATTGAGGCTGCAAATGGTCCGACAACGAAAGAGGCGATAACAATATTAGAAGAGAAAGATGTTTTAGTTGTTCCGGATATTTTAGCGAACTCTGGAGGTGTTATTGTTTCTTATTTTGAGTGGTGCCAAAATAACCAAGGATATTATTGGACAGAGCAATATGTAGACCAATGTTTAAAAGAAAAAATTACATCTAGCTTTTCTGATGTATTTAACACTTCAAAACGGTTTGGGGTAAATATGAAAATTGCTGCTTATATAGAAGGGGTTCGTAAAATTGTAGAAGCGTCGCGTCTAAGAGGATGGTTGCATTTTTAA
- a CDS encoding APC family permease, with product MGKGVGLKRSLGLWSIVMLGVGYMTPMVGFDTFGIVSEKTGGHVPGAYLIALAGMLFTAASYGKMVKVFPTAGSAYTYTQKTISARLGFLVGWSALLDYLFLPMVNALLTRIYMSALFPSVPDWAWVIGFVLLITLINIISVNVTANFNTFLVTFQVLVMVVFVVLVIKGLIAGEGTGEVFSIQPFFQSDIQISPLVAGATILCFSFLGFDAVTTFSEETPNAKKTIPRAIFLTALIGGILFIVTTYFTQSFFPDASVFKDQESAAPEIALYVGGKLFQTFFLVGTFMGTIASGLASHTSVSRLLYVMGRDNVIPQKIFGYIHPRLRTPVYNIIFVGIIALSAMFIDLETAASLINFGALIAFTFVNLSVIAYYVIKQKRYKTTKDFLNFLVMPILGAGTVAVLWFNLNIHSLILGLSWAAIGIGYLLYITNMFRSAPPQMHFEEVQEM from the coding sequence GTGGGAAAAGGAGTTGGGTTAAAGCGTTCATTAGGACTTTGGTCAATTGTTATGCTAGGCGTTGGGTATATGACACCAATGGTAGGGTTTGATACATTTGGAATCGTTTCTGAAAAAACGGGTGGGCATGTTCCTGGAGCTTATCTTATTGCATTAGCAGGGATGTTATTTACAGCTGCAAGCTACGGAAAAATGGTAAAGGTTTTTCCTACTGCGGGATCTGCTTACACTTATACACAAAAGACAATTAGTGCAAGGCTTGGGTTTCTTGTTGGATGGTCAGCATTATTGGATTATTTGTTTTTACCAATGGTGAATGCACTATTAACAAGAATTTATATGTCGGCACTTTTTCCAAGTGTTCCAGATTGGGCATGGGTCATTGGTTTTGTTCTACTTATTACACTTATCAATATTATTAGTGTAAATGTTACTGCCAATTTCAACACGTTCTTAGTAACATTTCAAGTGCTAGTAATGGTTGTGTTTGTAGTTCTCGTTATAAAAGGATTGATAGCAGGAGAAGGAACTGGAGAAGTCTTTTCCATTCAGCCGTTTTTTCAATCAGATATACAAATATCACCGTTAGTTGCAGGGGCAACAATTCTTTGTTTTTCATTTTTAGGTTTTGATGCAGTAACTACATTTTCAGAAGAAACACCAAACGCAAAGAAGACGATTCCTCGAGCTATTTTTCTTACTGCTTTAATTGGCGGAATTTTATTCATTGTCACTACGTACTTTACACAATCCTTTTTTCCAGATGCATCCGTATTTAAAGATCAAGAATCAGCAGCTCCAGAAATTGCATTATACGTCGGAGGAAAATTATTTCAAACTTTCTTTTTAGTAGGAACATTTATGGGAACAATAGCATCAGGCTTAGCTTCTCATACAAGTGTATCGCGATTATTATACGTAATGGGGCGAGATAATGTAATTCCGCAGAAGATATTTGGATACATTCATCCTCGCTTGCGAACTCCAGTATATAACATTATTTTTGTGGGAATTATTGCGCTCTCTGCTATGTTTATTGATTTAGAAACAGCAGCATCTCTTATTAACTTCGGAGCGCTTATTGCATTTACATTTGTTAATTTATCTGTAATTGCCTACTATGTTATAAAGCAAAAAAGATATAAAACAACAAAAGATTTTTTAAATTTCTTAGTTATGCCTATTTTAGGTGCAGGTACAGTGGCTGTATTATGGTTTAACCTCAATATTCATTCGCTTATTCTTGGACTTAGCTGGGCTGCCATTGGAATCGGTTATCTTTTATATATTACGAACATGTTTCGTTCAGCACCTCCGCAAATGCACTTTGAAGAAGTGCAGGAAATGTAA
- a CDS encoding HNH endonuclease produces MGRKKSFITKICPICKSKYEVNQNNKREMERSKTCGILECRKKLALINTNYNLICFGCGKSFVGKRINQKFCSKKCQTKRYKLVCVICASEFYSDKSVTKTCSHECRWTLNRSQLVNLICSYCENPFSRPAYTVRDSKVFCSKSCNNKFFVELNYGTTNKYGKNWSRMREYMFEFYDFRCQRCLEKYDINTLRLHHIIPFRFFESFNQANLIMNLLPLCDLCHIHVHQTYDEWLNKEFGEKKIWSELYSDIERIAEMTIPHTF; encoded by the coding sequence ATGGGGAGAAAAAAGAGCTTTATAACAAAAATATGTCCTATTTGTAAAAGTAAATATGAGGTTAATCAGAATAATAAAAGAGAGATGGAACGATCCAAAACGTGTGGAATATTAGAGTGTCGGAAGAAGCTTGCACTTATTAATACAAACTATAATTTAATATGTTTTGGATGTGGAAAATCATTTGTAGGAAAAAGGATAAATCAAAAGTTTTGTAGTAAGAAATGTCAAACTAAAAGATATAAATTAGTTTGTGTTATATGTGCGAGTGAATTTTATTCTGATAAAAGTGTAACAAAAACATGTTCGCATGAGTGTAGGTGGACATTGAATAGAAGTCAGCTTGTAAATTTAATATGTTCTTACTGTGAAAACCCTTTTTCTAGGCCAGCATATACTGTTAGAGATTCAAAAGTTTTTTGTTCAAAAAGTTGTAATAATAAATTTTTTGTGGAGCTGAATTACGGCACAACGAACAAGTATGGGAAAAACTGGTCCAGGATGCGAGAGTATATGTTTGAGTTTTATGATTTTCGTTGTCAAAGGTGTTTAGAAAAATATGATATAAATACACTAAGATTACATCACATTATTCCATTCCGTTTTTTTGAAAGCTTTAATCAAGCAAACCTTATAATGAATTTATTGCCACTTTGTGATTTATGTCATATTCATGTACATCAAACATACGATGAGTGGTTAAACAAAGAATTTGGTGAGAAGAAGATATGGTCTGAACTCTATAGCGATATAGAGAGGATAGCAGAAATGACTATCCCCCATACGTTTTAA
- the nrdF gene encoding class 1b ribonucleoside-diphosphate reductase subunit beta, producing MRAVNWNKKEDDFSLMFWKQNIAQFWTEEEIAVSSDKNTWVQLSKEEQIVYKRVLGGLTLLDTKQGGEGMPLVLVHLENLQAKSVLAFMGAMEEVHAKSYSHIFTTLATEEEIDEIFEWVDSHPLLEKKAGIITGYYRRLLKPQVTKKELYMAMVASVFLESYLFYSGFFYPLYLAGQGKLTASGEIINLIIRDESIHGVFVGILAQQIFAEFSAEEQQEVQKETQELLMELYEIEMAYTEEIYTSIGLVEDVNRFVRYNANKGLMNLGLEPRFEEEEINPIVLNGLRTDTKNHDFFSVKGNGYVKATNVEKLSDDDFVFDF from the coding sequence ATGCGCGCGGTAAACTGGAACAAAAAAGAAGACGATTTTAGTTTAATGTTTTGGAAGCAAAACATCGCTCAGTTTTGGACAGAAGAAGAAATTGCGGTATCTTCTGACAAAAATACTTGGGTGCAATTATCAAAAGAAGAGCAAATTGTGTATAAGCGTGTATTAGGTGGTTTAACACTTTTAGATACAAAGCAAGGCGGCGAAGGGATGCCACTTGTACTTGTTCATCTTGAGAATTTGCAAGCGAAAAGTGTATTAGCTTTCATGGGTGCTATGGAAGAAGTACATGCGAAGAGTTACAGTCATATCTTTACGACACTCGCAACGGAAGAAGAAATTGATGAGATCTTTGAATGGGTAGATAGCCATCCATTGCTTGAGAAAAAAGCAGGTATTATTACAGGTTACTATCGTCGTTTATTGAAGCCACAAGTAACGAAAAAAGAATTATACATGGCTATGGTAGCAAGTGTATTTTTAGAAAGTTACTTGTTCTATAGCGGATTTTTCTATCCGCTTTACTTAGCAGGACAAGGAAAATTAACAGCGAGTGGTGAAATTATTAACTTAATAATTCGTGACGAGTCAATTCACGGCGTATTCGTTGGTATTTTAGCACAGCAAATCTTTGCGGAATTTTCTGCAGAAGAACAACAAGAGGTGCAAAAAGAAACACAAGAGTTATTGATGGAACTGTATGAAATTGAAATGGCATATACAGAAGAAATTTATACATCCATTGGTCTTGTTGAAGATGTAAATCGCTTTGTTCGTTACAATGCGAATAAAGGGCTTATGAACTTAGGATTAGAACCACGCTTTGAGGAAGAAGAAATTAACCCAATCGTATTAAACGGTTTACGTACAGATACGAAAAACCATGATTTCTTCTCTGTAAAAGGGAATGGTTATGTAAAAGCAACAAATGTTGAAAAGTTATCAGACGATGATTTCGTATTCGATTTTTAA